One Drosophila kikkawai strain 14028-0561.14 chromosome 3L, DkikHiC1v2, whole genome shotgun sequence genomic window carries:
- the t-Grip84 gene encoding gamma-tubulin complex component 2 homolog, translating into MNPPTVDKETAEKIRHHLSKEELERQMHSIHGQGDSQEVRGRNSGNSSNSQASGSGNTAETDGARQESWIFENVGGYYMPIEDVSKVSLAPQEQLLMRNLIYAFSGVPSSYITPDIPADKIAEMTAVEIAKVRFRVDDAFNGAFRSLTSNVLPLIGYYICVQSFIEETNMTPNCSRTRLALATALSDQMEDYYKLQSKLETDLNDQKLNLKELVRQVRPWLASLKVFASMACSSRDSLNSAQLLTLLDEFSKEQRVTSPDLKERVAQIMAKVTYTYMKIVQLWTQKGILYDAQHEFFVEDTERSNAMSSTLLAPEQCCHAYWSDRYNLIPDRLPSFLLDQAQKIFLAGKYLNILRQCNVTMKLLQKPLSYVPRETGHLEIIQESYQLPAGKLLEVIKEKHLGAHLRNIRAYFLLQMNGFAETLLDKCQEQLQCNVDTLIPEKLQNLLSESLQKFNDPFKGMLRCQLKACDVATQLARGQTEMEDEVPDVLRLYGYESLALRYETKWPLSLVLHSQVLEQMQVIQRVLLFLRYVHRTLTLLWQSPADGAALKKTDQSGELRQRMMLCILNLEQHITVDIAEPRWQSLLQTVDKAQNIDEVLTKFEDTVEECLNLGLLSSANTFVASLFTLGHICLNFCGFVESPPVASSSEQFDQVIREYEEEFSSFMTTILELVKQLGSPSGQEGERQSCKQLLQRLEDYTKKVEGLPN; encoded by the coding sequence ATGAATCCTCCCACTGTGGACAAGGAGACCGCGGAGAAGATTCGCCACCACCTAAGcaaggaggagctggagcgtCAGATGCACAGCATTCATGGTCAGGGTGACTCACAGGAGGTCAGAGGTCGGAATTCCGGTAACAGTAGCAACTCGCAGGCTTCCGGAAGCGGTAATACCGCCGAGACCGATGGAGCCCGCCAGGAATCGTGGATTTTCGAGAACGTTGGAGGCTACTATATGCCCATCGAGGATGTGTCCAAGGTCTCTCTGGCCCcgcaggagcagctgctgaTGCGGAACCTGATCTACGCCTTCTCAGGAGTTCCATCCTCGTACATCACGCCGGATATTCCAGCCGATAAGATCGCAGAGATGACGGCGGTGGAGATAGCCAAGGTGCGTTTCCGCGTGGACGATGCATTCAACGGAGCCTTTCGGTCGCTGACCAGCAATGTGCTGCCCCTGATCGGGTACTACATCTGTGTGCAGAGCTTCATCGAGGAGACCAACATGACCCCTAACTGTAGCCGAACCCGCCTGGCCCTGGCCACAGCCCTCAGTGATCAGATGGAGGACTACTACAAGCTGCAGTCGAAGTTGGAGACGGATCTGAACGACCAGAAGTTAAACCTCAAGGAGCTGGTGCGACAGGTGCGCCCTTGGCTGGCCAGCCTCAAGGTGTTCGCCAGCATGGCCTGTAGCTCCCGGGACTCGCTGAACAGTGCCCAGCTACTGACTCTGCTGGACGAGTTCTCCAAGGAGCAAAGGGTCACCTCACCGGATCTCAAAGAACGGGTTGCCCAGATCATGGCCAAAGTTACTTATACCTACATGAAGATAGTCCAGTTGTGGACCCAAAAGGGCATTCTCTACGACGCACAGCACGAGTTCTTCGTGGAGGACACCGAGCGCTCCAATGCAATGAGCAGCACGCTGTTGGCTCCGGAGCAGTGTTGCCACGCCTACTGGTCAGATCGGTACAACCTGATTCCCGACCGTCTGCCCTCCTTCCTGCTGGACCAGGCTCAGAAGATTTTCCTGGCCGGGAAGTACCTGAACATACTGCGCCAGTGCAACGTGACGatgaagctgctgcagaagCCGCTGAGCTATGTTCCCAGGGAGACGGGCCACTTGGAGATTATCCAGGAAAGTTACCAGCTGCCAGCTGGTAAGCTTTTGGAGGTGATAAAGGAAAAGCACCTTGGCGCGCACCTGCGCAATATACGCGCATATTTTCTGCTGCAAATGAATGGCTTTGCCGAGACCCTGCTGGACAAATGCCAGGAGCAGCTCCAGTGCAATGTGGACACATTGATTCCCGAGAAGTTACAGAACCTGCTGTCGGAGTCCCTTCAGAAGTTCAATGATCCCTTCAAGGGGATGCTGCGCTGCCAGCTAAAAGCCTGCGACGTGGCCACCCAGCTGGCCAGGGGACAAACCGAAATGGAGGATGAGGTCCCCGATGTTCTTCGCCTGTACGGCTACGAGTCCTTGGCCCTGCGCTACGAGACCAAGTGGCCGCTGAGCCTTGTGCTCCACTCTCAGGTGCTGGAGCAGATGCAAGTCATCCAGCGTGTCCTGCTCTTCCTGCGCTACGTGCACCGCACCCTGACCCTTTTGTGGCAGTCGCCCGCCGACGGTGCTGCTCTCAAGAAAACGGACCAGTCTGGGGAGCTTCGCCAGCGCATGATGCTGTGCATTCTGAACCTGGAGCAGCACATTACCGTAGACATAGCAGAGCCACGATGGCAGTCGCTGCTTCAAACGGTGGACAAGGCCCAGAATATAGACGAGGTGCTGACCAAGTTCGAGGACACCGTGGAAGAGTGCCTGAACCTGGGTCTACTCTCTTCTGCCAACACATTTGTGGCAAGTCTCTTCACCCTTGGTCACATATGCCTTAACTTCTGCGGCTTCGTGGAGTCTCCGCcggtggccagcagcagcgagcAGTTTGACCAGGTCATCAGGGAGTACGAGGAGGAATTTAGTAGCTTTATGACCACCATCCTGGAATTGGTGAAGCAGCTGGGCAGTCCCAGTGGCCAGGAGGGCGAGCGACAATCCTGCAAGCAGCTGCTCCAACGCCTCGAGGACTACACTAAAAAGGTAGAGGGGCTGCCCAACTAG